A single Cyprinus carpio isolate SPL01 chromosome A6, ASM1834038v1, whole genome shotgun sequence DNA region contains:
- the LOC109057500 gene encoding ubiquitin carboxyl-terminal hydrolase 13-like isoform X2, with product MATDLGELLVPYMPTIRVPRTGDRVFKSECAFSYDSPESEGGLYVCMNTFLGFGREHVERHYHKTGQSVYMHLKRHVKEKATGAAGGAISRRRNGKVFLDLELNRDFNGVDYEYEDEAKLVIFPDHFEIPLPNIEELPALVTIACDAVLNASSPYKKQEADSWEEEIQVSKHARSLRQQENGVRIPPSGWKCAKCEMRENLWLNLTDGSVLCGKWFFDGSGGNGHALEHYKETNFPLAVKLDTITPDGADIYSFDEEEAVLDPHISEHLLHFAIDMLQMQRTENGHHTDNDVQPCVSDWEVIQESSLKLKPVYGSGYTGIKNLGNSCYLSTTMQVLFSIPEFQRAYVGNLQRIFDYSPLDPTQDFSTQMAKLGHGLLSGQYSKPPMKSELIEQVMKEEYKQQRGISPKMFKALVSKGHPEFSSDRQQDAHEFFLHLINLVERNSSGSENPGDVFRFLVEERVQCCQTQKVRYTQRIDYLMQLPVPLEAASNREELIAYESKRKEAEENMRPPPEPVRARIPFTACLQAFTEPENVPDFWSSALQAKSAGVKTSRFASFPEYMVMQIKKFTFGVDWVPKKLDVSVDVPDFLDLNRLRATGLQTGEAELPDLTPPIVIPEDTRGSTTNNSLESPEIDESSVMQLAEMGFPLEACRKAVYYTGNMGAEMAFNWIIAHMEEPDFAEPLAIPSYMEPDLPSPSFPTISALDNQPPEESISILTSMGFPRHHTIQALKATNNNLERALDWIFTHPDCEDESEAMSDTADTEPNNNSFSNANAHSDSSLSPDQDLSSPRVRDGPGRYELFAFISHMGSSTMSGHYVCHIKKEGRWLIYNDHKVCLSERPPKDLGYMYFYRRLSSC from the exons AAAGCCACAGGTGCTGCAGGGGGTGCCATATCAAGAAGAAGAAACGGAAAAGTATTTTTAG ATTTAGAGCTTAACCGTGATTTTAACGGAGTTGATTATGAGTATGAAGATGAGGCCAAGCTTGTCATATTTCCAGACCACTTTGAGATCCCTTTACCAAATATTGAGGAGTTGCCCGCACTG GTTACAATAGCCTGTGATGCCGTCCTCAATGCTTCATCTCCATACAAAAAGCAGGAGGCTGATTCATGGGAAGAGGAGATCCAAGTATCTAAACATGCCAGAAGCCTTAGACAGCAGGAGAATGGGGTTCGAATTCCTCCCAG TGGCTGGAAGTGTGCCAAGTGTGAAATGAGAGAGAACCTGTGGCTAAACCTGACAGATGGCTCTGTCCTCTGTGGGAAGTGGTTCTTTGATGGGAGTGGAGGGAACGGACATGCCCTTGAGCACTACAAAGAAACCAACTTCCCCCTAGCAGTTAAACTCGACACAATCACCCCAGACGGAGCAG ATATTTATTCTTTCGATGAAGAAGAAGCGGTGCTTGATCCTCACATATCAGAACATTTGTTACACTTTGCAATAGATATGCTGCAAATGCAAAGg ACAGAGAATGGCCATCATACAGACAACGACGTGCAGCCATGTGTGAGTGACTGGGAAGTGATTCAGGAGTCCAGTCTAAAGCTAAAGCCTGTCTATGGCTCAGGATACACGGGCATCAAAAACCTGGGCAACAGCTGCTACCTGAGCACCACTATGCAAGTGCTTTTCAGTATTCCAGAGTTCCAGAGAGC GTATGTTGGGAACCTACAGAGAATATTTGACTACTCACCCCTTGACCCAACTCAGGATTTCAGCACACAAAT GGCAAAACTCGGTCATGGACTTCTCTCAGGCCAGTACTCAAAACCTCCAATGAAATCAGAACTTATTGAACAGGTGATGAAAGAAGAATACAAG CAGCAAAGAGGGATTTCACCTAAGATGTTCAAAGCGCTGGTCAGTAAAGGACACCCAGAGTTCTCCTCAGACCGGCAACAAGATGCTCATGAATTCTTTCTGCACTTAATTAACCTGGTGGAG AGGAACAGTTCAGGCTCAGAGAACCCCGGCGATGTGTTCCGCTTCTTAGTTGAGGAGCGAGTACAGTGCTGTCAGACACAGAAGGTGCGGTACACACAGCGAATAGACTACCTTATGCAGCTTCCTGTACCCTTAGAGGCTGCCAGCAACAGAG AGGAGTTAATAGCATATGAGAGTAAGCGAAAGGAAGCTGAGGAGAACATGCGGCCCCCTCCAGAGCCGGTGAGAGCCCGAATTCCCTTCACTGCCTGTCTGCAAGCCTTCACTGAGCCTGAGAATGTTCCAGACTTCTGGAGCTCTGCACTGCAAGCCAAGTCGGCTGGAGTCAA gACTTCTCGTTTCGCGTCTTTCCCGGAGTACATGGTCATGCAAATAAAGAAGTTCACATTTGGGGTTGATTGGGTGCCCAAAAAGTTAG ATGTTTCTGTAGATGTACCTGATTTCCTGGACTTGAATCGCCTTCGGGCCACAGGGCTACAGACTGGAGAAGCAGAACTGCCTGACCTCACACCTCCCATTGTCATTCCTGAAGATACCAGAG GCAGTACAACAAACAACTCTTTGGAAT CTCCAGAAATAGATGAATCATCCGTGATGCAGCTGGCAGAGATGGGGTTCCCTCTGGAAGCCTGTCGGAAGGCAGTGTACTACACTGGGAATATGGGGGCAGAGATGGCCTTTAACTGGATAATAGCACACATGGAAGAGCCAG ATTTTGCAGAGCCTCTGGCAATTCCCTCTTACATGGAACCAGACCTGCCCAGCCCCAGCTTCCCTACTATCAGTGCGCTGGACAACCAACCTCCAGAAGAGAGCATCTCCATCCTCACCTCCATGGGCTTCCCCAGACATCACACAATCCAGGCTCTCAAAGCCACA AATAACAACTTAGAGCGAGCTCTTGACTGGATATTCACACACCCAGACTGTGAGGATGAGAGTGAGGCTATGTCAGACACGGCAGACACAGAGCCAAACAATAACAGCTTCTCAAACGCCAATGCCCACAGCGACTCCTCACTGTCTCCAGATCAGGACCTGTCCAGCCCCCGTGTCAGAGACGGACCCGGGC gtTACGAACTGTTTGCTTTCATCAGTCACATGGGATCATCCACAATGTCTGGTCATTATGTGTGTCATATAAAAAAAGAGGGCAG ATGGCTGATTTACAATGATCACAAAGTATGTTTGTCAGAGAGGCCCCCTAAAGACTTGGGCTACATGTACTTTTACCGGCGCCTGTCGAGCTGCTAG
- the LOC109057500 gene encoding ubiquitin carboxyl-terminal hydrolase 13-like isoform X1 — protein MATDLGELLVPYMPTIRVPRTGDRVFKSECAFSYDSPESEGGLYVCMNTFLGFGREHVERHYHKTGQSVYMHLKRHVKEKATGAAGGAISRRRNGKVFLDLELNRDFNGVDYEYEDEAKLVIFPDHFEIPLPNIEELPALVTIACDAVLNASSPYKKQEADSWEEEIQVSKHARSLRQQENGVRIPPSGWKCAKCEMRENLWLNLTDGSVLCGKWFFDGSGGNGHALEHYKETNFPLAVKLDTITPDGADIYSFDEEEAVLDPHISEHLLHFAIDMLQMQRTENGHHTDNDVQPCVSDWEVIQESSLKLKPVYGSGYTGIKNLGNSCYLSTTMQVLFSIPEFQRAYVGNLQRIFDYSPLDPTQDFSTQMAKLGHGLLSGQYSKPPMKSELIEQVMKEEYKQQQRGISPKMFKALVSKGHPEFSSDRQQDAHEFFLHLINLVERNSSGSENPGDVFRFLVEERVQCCQTQKVRYTQRIDYLMQLPVPLEAASNREELIAYESKRKEAEENMRPPPEPVRARIPFTACLQAFTEPENVPDFWSSALQAKSAGVKTSRFASFPEYMVMQIKKFTFGVDWVPKKLDVSVDVPDFLDLNRLRATGLQTGEAELPDLTPPIVIPEDTRGSTTNNSLESPEIDESSVMQLAEMGFPLEACRKAVYYTGNMGAEMAFNWIIAHMEEPDFAEPLAIPSYMEPDLPSPSFPTISALDNQPPEESISILTSMGFPRHHTIQALKATNNNLERALDWIFTHPDCEDESEAMSDTADTEPNNNSFSNANAHSDSSLSPDQDLSSPRVRDGPGRYELFAFISHMGSSTMSGHYVCHIKKEGRWLIYNDHKVCLSERPPKDLGYMYFYRRLSSC, from the exons AAAGCCACAGGTGCTGCAGGGGGTGCCATATCAAGAAGAAGAAACGGAAAAGTATTTTTAG ATTTAGAGCTTAACCGTGATTTTAACGGAGTTGATTATGAGTATGAAGATGAGGCCAAGCTTGTCATATTTCCAGACCACTTTGAGATCCCTTTACCAAATATTGAGGAGTTGCCCGCACTG GTTACAATAGCCTGTGATGCCGTCCTCAATGCTTCATCTCCATACAAAAAGCAGGAGGCTGATTCATGGGAAGAGGAGATCCAAGTATCTAAACATGCCAGAAGCCTTAGACAGCAGGAGAATGGGGTTCGAATTCCTCCCAG TGGCTGGAAGTGTGCCAAGTGTGAAATGAGAGAGAACCTGTGGCTAAACCTGACAGATGGCTCTGTCCTCTGTGGGAAGTGGTTCTTTGATGGGAGTGGAGGGAACGGACATGCCCTTGAGCACTACAAAGAAACCAACTTCCCCCTAGCAGTTAAACTCGACACAATCACCCCAGACGGAGCAG ATATTTATTCTTTCGATGAAGAAGAAGCGGTGCTTGATCCTCACATATCAGAACATTTGTTACACTTTGCAATAGATATGCTGCAAATGCAAAGg ACAGAGAATGGCCATCATACAGACAACGACGTGCAGCCATGTGTGAGTGACTGGGAAGTGATTCAGGAGTCCAGTCTAAAGCTAAAGCCTGTCTATGGCTCAGGATACACGGGCATCAAAAACCTGGGCAACAGCTGCTACCTGAGCACCACTATGCAAGTGCTTTTCAGTATTCCAGAGTTCCAGAGAGC GTATGTTGGGAACCTACAGAGAATATTTGACTACTCACCCCTTGACCCAACTCAGGATTTCAGCACACAAAT GGCAAAACTCGGTCATGGACTTCTCTCAGGCCAGTACTCAAAACCTCCAATGAAATCAGAACTTATTGAACAGGTGATGAAAGAAGAATACAAG CAGCAGCAAAGAGGGATTTCACCTAAGATGTTCAAAGCGCTGGTCAGTAAAGGACACCCAGAGTTCTCCTCAGACCGGCAACAAGATGCTCATGAATTCTTTCTGCACTTAATTAACCTGGTGGAG AGGAACAGTTCAGGCTCAGAGAACCCCGGCGATGTGTTCCGCTTCTTAGTTGAGGAGCGAGTACAGTGCTGTCAGACACAGAAGGTGCGGTACACACAGCGAATAGACTACCTTATGCAGCTTCCTGTACCCTTAGAGGCTGCCAGCAACAGAG AGGAGTTAATAGCATATGAGAGTAAGCGAAAGGAAGCTGAGGAGAACATGCGGCCCCCTCCAGAGCCGGTGAGAGCCCGAATTCCCTTCACTGCCTGTCTGCAAGCCTTCACTGAGCCTGAGAATGTTCCAGACTTCTGGAGCTCTGCACTGCAAGCCAAGTCGGCTGGAGTCAA gACTTCTCGTTTCGCGTCTTTCCCGGAGTACATGGTCATGCAAATAAAGAAGTTCACATTTGGGGTTGATTGGGTGCCCAAAAAGTTAG ATGTTTCTGTAGATGTACCTGATTTCCTGGACTTGAATCGCCTTCGGGCCACAGGGCTACAGACTGGAGAAGCAGAACTGCCTGACCTCACACCTCCCATTGTCATTCCTGAAGATACCAGAG GCAGTACAACAAACAACTCTTTGGAAT CTCCAGAAATAGATGAATCATCCGTGATGCAGCTGGCAGAGATGGGGTTCCCTCTGGAAGCCTGTCGGAAGGCAGTGTACTACACTGGGAATATGGGGGCAGAGATGGCCTTTAACTGGATAATAGCACACATGGAAGAGCCAG ATTTTGCAGAGCCTCTGGCAATTCCCTCTTACATGGAACCAGACCTGCCCAGCCCCAGCTTCCCTACTATCAGTGCGCTGGACAACCAACCTCCAGAAGAGAGCATCTCCATCCTCACCTCCATGGGCTTCCCCAGACATCACACAATCCAGGCTCTCAAAGCCACA AATAACAACTTAGAGCGAGCTCTTGACTGGATATTCACACACCCAGACTGTGAGGATGAGAGTGAGGCTATGTCAGACACGGCAGACACAGAGCCAAACAATAACAGCTTCTCAAACGCCAATGCCCACAGCGACTCCTCACTGTCTCCAGATCAGGACCTGTCCAGCCCCCGTGTCAGAGACGGACCCGGGC gtTACGAACTGTTTGCTTTCATCAGTCACATGGGATCATCCACAATGTCTGGTCATTATGTGTGTCATATAAAAAAAGAGGGCAG ATGGCTGATTTACAATGATCACAAAGTATGTTTGTCAGAGAGGCCCCCTAAAGACTTGGGCTACATGTACTTTTACCGGCGCCTGTCGAGCTGCTAG
- the LOC109057500 gene encoding ubiquitin carboxyl-terminal hydrolase 13-like isoform X4, translated as MATDLGELLVPYMPTIRVPRTGDRVFKSECAFSYDSPESEGGLYVCMNTFLGFGREHVERHYHKTGQSVYMHLKRHVKEKATGAAGGAISRRRNGKVFLDLELNRDFNGVDYEYEDEAKLVIFPDHFEIPLPNIEELPALVTIACDAVLNASSPYKKQEADSWEEEIQVSKHARSLRQQENGVRIPPSGWKCAKCEMRENLWLNLTDGSVLCGKWFFDGSGGNGHALEHYKETNFPLAVKLDTITPDGADIYSFDEEEAVLDPHISEHLLHFAIDMLQMQRTENGHHTDNDVQPCVSDWEVIQESSLKLKPVYGSGYTGIKNLGNSCYLSTTMQVLFSIPEFQRAYVGNLQRIFDYSPLDPTQDFSTQMAKLGHGLLSGQYSKPPMKSELIEQQQRGISPKMFKALVSKGHPEFSSDRQQDAHEFFLHLINLVERNSSGSENPGDVFRFLVEERVQCCQTQKVRYTQRIDYLMQLPVPLEAASNREELIAYESKRKEAEENMRPPPEPVRARIPFTACLQAFTEPENVPDFWSSALQAKSAGVKTSRFASFPEYMVMQIKKFTFGVDWVPKKLDVSVDVPDFLDLNRLRATGLQTGEAELPDLTPPIVIPEDTRGSTTNNSLESPEIDESSVMQLAEMGFPLEACRKAVYYTGNMGAEMAFNWIIAHMEEPDFAEPLAIPSYMEPDLPSPSFPTISALDNQPPEESISILTSMGFPRHHTIQALKATNNNLERALDWIFTHPDCEDESEAMSDTADTEPNNNSFSNANAHSDSSLSPDQDLSSPRVRDGPGRYELFAFISHMGSSTMSGHYVCHIKKEGRWLIYNDHKVCLSERPPKDLGYMYFYRRLSSC; from the exons AAAGCCACAGGTGCTGCAGGGGGTGCCATATCAAGAAGAAGAAACGGAAAAGTATTTTTAG ATTTAGAGCTTAACCGTGATTTTAACGGAGTTGATTATGAGTATGAAGATGAGGCCAAGCTTGTCATATTTCCAGACCACTTTGAGATCCCTTTACCAAATATTGAGGAGTTGCCCGCACTG GTTACAATAGCCTGTGATGCCGTCCTCAATGCTTCATCTCCATACAAAAAGCAGGAGGCTGATTCATGGGAAGAGGAGATCCAAGTATCTAAACATGCCAGAAGCCTTAGACAGCAGGAGAATGGGGTTCGAATTCCTCCCAG TGGCTGGAAGTGTGCCAAGTGTGAAATGAGAGAGAACCTGTGGCTAAACCTGACAGATGGCTCTGTCCTCTGTGGGAAGTGGTTCTTTGATGGGAGTGGAGGGAACGGACATGCCCTTGAGCACTACAAAGAAACCAACTTCCCCCTAGCAGTTAAACTCGACACAATCACCCCAGACGGAGCAG ATATTTATTCTTTCGATGAAGAAGAAGCGGTGCTTGATCCTCACATATCAGAACATTTGTTACACTTTGCAATAGATATGCTGCAAATGCAAAGg ACAGAGAATGGCCATCATACAGACAACGACGTGCAGCCATGTGTGAGTGACTGGGAAGTGATTCAGGAGTCCAGTCTAAAGCTAAAGCCTGTCTATGGCTCAGGATACACGGGCATCAAAAACCTGGGCAACAGCTGCTACCTGAGCACCACTATGCAAGTGCTTTTCAGTATTCCAGAGTTCCAGAGAGC GTATGTTGGGAACCTACAGAGAATATTTGACTACTCACCCCTTGACCCAACTCAGGATTTCAGCACACAAAT GGCAAAACTCGGTCATGGACTTCTCTCAGGCCAGTACTCAAAACCTCCAATGAAATCAGAACTTATTGAACAG CAGCAAAGAGGGATTTCACCTAAGATGTTCAAAGCGCTGGTCAGTAAAGGACACCCAGAGTTCTCCTCAGACCGGCAACAAGATGCTCATGAATTCTTTCTGCACTTAATTAACCTGGTGGAG AGGAACAGTTCAGGCTCAGAGAACCCCGGCGATGTGTTCCGCTTCTTAGTTGAGGAGCGAGTACAGTGCTGTCAGACACAGAAGGTGCGGTACACACAGCGAATAGACTACCTTATGCAGCTTCCTGTACCCTTAGAGGCTGCCAGCAACAGAG AGGAGTTAATAGCATATGAGAGTAAGCGAAAGGAAGCTGAGGAGAACATGCGGCCCCCTCCAGAGCCGGTGAGAGCCCGAATTCCCTTCACTGCCTGTCTGCAAGCCTTCACTGAGCCTGAGAATGTTCCAGACTTCTGGAGCTCTGCACTGCAAGCCAAGTCGGCTGGAGTCAA gACTTCTCGTTTCGCGTCTTTCCCGGAGTACATGGTCATGCAAATAAAGAAGTTCACATTTGGGGTTGATTGGGTGCCCAAAAAGTTAG ATGTTTCTGTAGATGTACCTGATTTCCTGGACTTGAATCGCCTTCGGGCCACAGGGCTACAGACTGGAGAAGCAGAACTGCCTGACCTCACACCTCCCATTGTCATTCCTGAAGATACCAGAG GCAGTACAACAAACAACTCTTTGGAAT CTCCAGAAATAGATGAATCATCCGTGATGCAGCTGGCAGAGATGGGGTTCCCTCTGGAAGCCTGTCGGAAGGCAGTGTACTACACTGGGAATATGGGGGCAGAGATGGCCTTTAACTGGATAATAGCACACATGGAAGAGCCAG ATTTTGCAGAGCCTCTGGCAATTCCCTCTTACATGGAACCAGACCTGCCCAGCCCCAGCTTCCCTACTATCAGTGCGCTGGACAACCAACCTCCAGAAGAGAGCATCTCCATCCTCACCTCCATGGGCTTCCCCAGACATCACACAATCCAGGCTCTCAAAGCCACA AATAACAACTTAGAGCGAGCTCTTGACTGGATATTCACACACCCAGACTGTGAGGATGAGAGTGAGGCTATGTCAGACACGGCAGACACAGAGCCAAACAATAACAGCTTCTCAAACGCCAATGCCCACAGCGACTCCTCACTGTCTCCAGATCAGGACCTGTCCAGCCCCCGTGTCAGAGACGGACCCGGGC gtTACGAACTGTTTGCTTTCATCAGTCACATGGGATCATCCACAATGTCTGGTCATTATGTGTGTCATATAAAAAAAGAGGGCAG ATGGCTGATTTACAATGATCACAAAGTATGTTTGTCAGAGAGGCCCCCTAAAGACTTGGGCTACATGTACTTTTACCGGCGCCTGTCGAGCTGCTAG
- the LOC109057500 gene encoding ubiquitin carboxyl-terminal hydrolase 13-like isoform X3 translates to MATDLGELLVPYMPTIRVPRTGDRVFKSECAFSYDSPESEGGLYVCMNTFLGFGREHVERHYHKTGQSVYMHLKRHVKEKATGAAGGAISRRRNGKVFLDLELNRDFNGVDYEYEDEAKLVIFPDHFEIPLPNIEELPALVTIACDAVLNASSPYKKQEADSWEEEIQVSKHARSLRQQENGVRIPPSGWKCAKCEMRENLWLNLTDGSVLCGKWFFDGSGGNGHALEHYKETNFPLAVKLDTITPDGADIYSFDEEEAVLDPHISEHLLHFAIDMLQMQRTENGHHTDNDVQPCVSDWEVIQESSLKLKPVYGSGYTGIKNLGNSCYLSTTMQVLFSIPEFQRAYVGNLQRIFDYSPLDPTQDFSTQMAKLGHGLLSGQYSKPPMKSELIEQQQQRGISPKMFKALVSKGHPEFSSDRQQDAHEFFLHLINLVERNSSGSENPGDVFRFLVEERVQCCQTQKVRYTQRIDYLMQLPVPLEAASNREELIAYESKRKEAEENMRPPPEPVRARIPFTACLQAFTEPENVPDFWSSALQAKSAGVKTSRFASFPEYMVMQIKKFTFGVDWVPKKLDVSVDVPDFLDLNRLRATGLQTGEAELPDLTPPIVIPEDTRGSTTNNSLESPEIDESSVMQLAEMGFPLEACRKAVYYTGNMGAEMAFNWIIAHMEEPDFAEPLAIPSYMEPDLPSPSFPTISALDNQPPEESISILTSMGFPRHHTIQALKATNNNLERALDWIFTHPDCEDESEAMSDTADTEPNNNSFSNANAHSDSSLSPDQDLSSPRVRDGPGRYELFAFISHMGSSTMSGHYVCHIKKEGRWLIYNDHKVCLSERPPKDLGYMYFYRRLSSC, encoded by the exons AAAGCCACAGGTGCTGCAGGGGGTGCCATATCAAGAAGAAGAAACGGAAAAGTATTTTTAG ATTTAGAGCTTAACCGTGATTTTAACGGAGTTGATTATGAGTATGAAGATGAGGCCAAGCTTGTCATATTTCCAGACCACTTTGAGATCCCTTTACCAAATATTGAGGAGTTGCCCGCACTG GTTACAATAGCCTGTGATGCCGTCCTCAATGCTTCATCTCCATACAAAAAGCAGGAGGCTGATTCATGGGAAGAGGAGATCCAAGTATCTAAACATGCCAGAAGCCTTAGACAGCAGGAGAATGGGGTTCGAATTCCTCCCAG TGGCTGGAAGTGTGCCAAGTGTGAAATGAGAGAGAACCTGTGGCTAAACCTGACAGATGGCTCTGTCCTCTGTGGGAAGTGGTTCTTTGATGGGAGTGGAGGGAACGGACATGCCCTTGAGCACTACAAAGAAACCAACTTCCCCCTAGCAGTTAAACTCGACACAATCACCCCAGACGGAGCAG ATATTTATTCTTTCGATGAAGAAGAAGCGGTGCTTGATCCTCACATATCAGAACATTTGTTACACTTTGCAATAGATATGCTGCAAATGCAAAGg ACAGAGAATGGCCATCATACAGACAACGACGTGCAGCCATGTGTGAGTGACTGGGAAGTGATTCAGGAGTCCAGTCTAAAGCTAAAGCCTGTCTATGGCTCAGGATACACGGGCATCAAAAACCTGGGCAACAGCTGCTACCTGAGCACCACTATGCAAGTGCTTTTCAGTATTCCAGAGTTCCAGAGAGC GTATGTTGGGAACCTACAGAGAATATTTGACTACTCACCCCTTGACCCAACTCAGGATTTCAGCACACAAAT GGCAAAACTCGGTCATGGACTTCTCTCAGGCCAGTACTCAAAACCTCCAATGAAATCAGAACTTATTGAACAG CAGCAGCAAAGAGGGATTTCACCTAAGATGTTCAAAGCGCTGGTCAGTAAAGGACACCCAGAGTTCTCCTCAGACCGGCAACAAGATGCTCATGAATTCTTTCTGCACTTAATTAACCTGGTGGAG AGGAACAGTTCAGGCTCAGAGAACCCCGGCGATGTGTTCCGCTTCTTAGTTGAGGAGCGAGTACAGTGCTGTCAGACACAGAAGGTGCGGTACACACAGCGAATAGACTACCTTATGCAGCTTCCTGTACCCTTAGAGGCTGCCAGCAACAGAG AGGAGTTAATAGCATATGAGAGTAAGCGAAAGGAAGCTGAGGAGAACATGCGGCCCCCTCCAGAGCCGGTGAGAGCCCGAATTCCCTTCACTGCCTGTCTGCAAGCCTTCACTGAGCCTGAGAATGTTCCAGACTTCTGGAGCTCTGCACTGCAAGCCAAGTCGGCTGGAGTCAA gACTTCTCGTTTCGCGTCTTTCCCGGAGTACATGGTCATGCAAATAAAGAAGTTCACATTTGGGGTTGATTGGGTGCCCAAAAAGTTAG ATGTTTCTGTAGATGTACCTGATTTCCTGGACTTGAATCGCCTTCGGGCCACAGGGCTACAGACTGGAGAAGCAGAACTGCCTGACCTCACACCTCCCATTGTCATTCCTGAAGATACCAGAG GCAGTACAACAAACAACTCTTTGGAAT CTCCAGAAATAGATGAATCATCCGTGATGCAGCTGGCAGAGATGGGGTTCCCTCTGGAAGCCTGTCGGAAGGCAGTGTACTACACTGGGAATATGGGGGCAGAGATGGCCTTTAACTGGATAATAGCACACATGGAAGAGCCAG ATTTTGCAGAGCCTCTGGCAATTCCCTCTTACATGGAACCAGACCTGCCCAGCCCCAGCTTCCCTACTATCAGTGCGCTGGACAACCAACCTCCAGAAGAGAGCATCTCCATCCTCACCTCCATGGGCTTCCCCAGACATCACACAATCCAGGCTCTCAAAGCCACA AATAACAACTTAGAGCGAGCTCTTGACTGGATATTCACACACCCAGACTGTGAGGATGAGAGTGAGGCTATGTCAGACACGGCAGACACAGAGCCAAACAATAACAGCTTCTCAAACGCCAATGCCCACAGCGACTCCTCACTGTCTCCAGATCAGGACCTGTCCAGCCCCCGTGTCAGAGACGGACCCGGGC gtTACGAACTGTTTGCTTTCATCAGTCACATGGGATCATCCACAATGTCTGGTCATTATGTGTGTCATATAAAAAAAGAGGGCAG ATGGCTGATTTACAATGATCACAAAGTATGTTTGTCAGAGAGGCCCCCTAAAGACTTGGGCTACATGTACTTTTACCGGCGCCTGTCGAGCTGCTAG